A single window of Gossypium arboreum isolate Shixiya-1 chromosome 13, ASM2569848v2, whole genome shotgun sequence DNA harbors:
- the LOC108462901 gene encoding ethylene-responsive transcription factor WRI1-like isoform X2 — translation MKRSSTCSSSSNSSIASLSSPSSPSSSSLSSSSSSESPQNVVSVVSEKPKGKRVRKNQNQKCISSNANTNRRSSIYRGVTRHRWTGRFEAHLWDKTSWNNIQNKKGRQVYLGAYDSEEDAARTYDLAALKYWGPETTLNFSVERYGKEIEEMNKVSKEEYLASLRRRSSGFSRGISKYRGVARHHHNGRWEARIGRVFGNKYLYLGTYNTEEEAAAAYDMAALEYRGVNAITNFDISHYVERLKQKGILFLDPTPEQSPSSVEVGPIEVEQQPQQGYEAADEHQHFQNMQMQLPLCNDNATTMVGTETTDGNELAWSFCMDSGLTSFFSPEFPNVFDDIGFEDNIDLLFDLGNNKNAVGRKCLSDEASCVEVGDSSTTFL, via the exons atgaaaaggtcTTCAACCTGTTCTTCTTCCTCTAATTCTTCCATAGCCTCACTTTCATCACCATcatcaccatcatcatcatcattatcatcatcatcatcatctgagTCTCCTCAAAATGTTGTATCAGTGGTATCAGAGAAACCCAAGGGTAAAAGGGTCAGAAAGAATCAAAACCAGAAATGCATCTCCAGTAATGCTAACACTAACAGAAGAAGCTCCATTTACAGAGGAGTcaccag ACATAGATGGACCGGGAGATTTGAGGCTCACCTTTGGGACAAGACATCATGGAACAACATTCAAAACAAGAAGGGAAGGCaag TTTATTTGG GGGCTTATGATAGTGAGGAAGATGCAGCTAGAACCTATGATCTCGCAGCACTCAAGTATTGGGGACCGGAAACCACCTTGAATTTTTCg GTAGAGAGATATGGAAAAGAGATTGAAGAAATGAACAAGGTATCAAAGGAAGAGTATTTGGCATCCTTACGGCGGCGGAGCAGCGGATTTTCGAGAGGAATTTCAAAATACCGCGGGGTTGCTAG GCATCACCACAATGGGAGATGGGAAGCACGAATTGGTCGAGTTTTTGGGAACAAATATCTCTATTTAGGAACTTATA ACACAGAAGAGGAAGCTGCGGCAGCATATGATATGGCAGCATTGGAATATAGGGGAGTCAATGCCATCACCAATTTTGATATTAGCCATTACGTTGAACGTTTGAAGCAGAAAGGGATTTTATTTCTCGATCCAACGCCCGAACAAAGTCCCAGCTCGGTTGAAGTTGGACCAATAGAAGTCGAACAACAACCGCAACAAGGATATGAAGCTGCTGATGAACATCAACATTTTCAGAACATGCAAATGCAGCTGCCTCTATGCAACGATAATGCGACGACAATGGTGGGAACGGAGACGACCGATGGCAACGAGCTAGCATGGAGTTTCTGCATGGATTCAGGGTTGACATCGTTTTTTTCGCCGGAGTTTCCGAACGTGTTCGATGATATAGGGTTTGAGGATAATATCGATTTGTTATTCGATTTAGGGAATAACAAAAATGCAGTCGGCCGAAAATGCTTGTCGGATGAGGCAAGTTGTGTTGAAGTTGGTGATTCCTCAACAACCTTCTTGTGA
- the LOC108462901 gene encoding ethylene-responsive transcription factor WRI1-like isoform X1 has protein sequence MVLFQFLVRILTVFFVIPCIEHAFTLLSPPSVYLGAYDSEEDAARTYDLAALKYWGPETTLNFSVERYGKEIEEMNKVSKEEYLASLRRRSSGFSRGISKYRGVASRHHHNGRWEARIGRVFGNKYLYLGTYNTEEEAAAAYDMAALEYRGVNAITNFDISHYVERLKQKGILFLDPTPEQSPSSVEVGPIEVEQQPQQGYEAADEHQHFQNMQMQLPLCNDNATTMVGTETTDGNELAWSFCMDSGLTSFFSPEFPNVFDDIGFEDNIDLLFDLGNNKNAVGRKCLSDEASCVEVGDSSTTFL, from the exons atggTTTTGTTTCAGTTTCTAGTCAGAATACTGACTGTGTTTTTTGTTATTCCTTGTATCGAGCATGCATTTACACTTTTGTCTCCTCCTTCAGTTTATTTGG GGGCTTATGATAGTGAGGAAGATGCAGCTAGAACCTATGATCTCGCAGCACTCAAGTATTGGGGACCGGAAACCACCTTGAATTTTTCg GTAGAGAGATATGGAAAAGAGATTGAAGAAATGAACAAGGTATCAAAGGAAGAGTATTTGGCATCCTTACGGCGGCGGAGCAGCGGATTTTCGAGAGGAATTTCAAAATACCGCGGGGTTGCTAG CAGGCATCACCACAATGGGAGATGGGAAGCACGAATTGGTCGAGTTTTTGGGAACAAATATCTCTATTTAGGAACTTATA ACACAGAAGAGGAAGCTGCGGCAGCATATGATATGGCAGCATTGGAATATAGGGGAGTCAATGCCATCACCAATTTTGATATTAGCCATTACGTTGAACGTTTGAAGCAGAAAGGGATTTTATTTCTCGATCCAACGCCCGAACAAAGTCCCAGCTCGGTTGAAGTTGGACCAATAGAAGTCGAACAACAACCGCAACAAGGATATGAAGCTGCTGATGAACATCAACATTTTCAGAACATGCAAATGCAGCTGCCTCTATGCAACGATAATGCGACGACAATGGTGGGAACGGAGACGACCGATGGCAACGAGCTAGCATGGAGTTTCTGCATGGATTCAGGGTTGACATCGTTTTTTTCGCCGGAGTTTCCGAACGTGTTCGATGATATAGGGTTTGAGGATAATATCGATTTGTTATTCGATTTAGGGAATAACAAAAATGCAGTCGGCCGAAAATGCTTGTCGGATGAGGCAAGTTGTGTTGAAGTTGGTGATTCCTCAACAACCTTCTTGTGA